Proteins from one uncultured Anaeromusa sp. genomic window:
- the hisC gene encoding histidinol-phosphate transaminase — MQGQTVRWENLVPAHIRSIQAYIPSKPDDVLRDMFHCLSIHRLNNNENALGPAKEAQAAIAAFDPAAAAIYPSGDAFHLRQRLAQKFGLDADCFLVGNGANEVIAFVINAFCQAGDNIITADKTFAVYEWVAEFSGYQSKQVPLCEEAFDAQSMLKAIDERTKILFVCNPNNPTGTYWPEKKLRAFLEAVGGRQIVVLDEAYAEFVEQEDFPDGMKLLHEYPNLVVFRTFSKMYGLAGLRIGYLAGSPEVVNVIRRTCVVYSVNALAQVAALATLDNEGDHVANTRTLVREAKAFLHSELTTLGLHHLAGEGNYMMIRLPLSDTLAYRKLMQHGFMVRTMTGFRYPNHIRLTMDKLPVMEGFIKALKAIL; from the coding sequence ATGCAGGGACAAACCGTCAGATGGGAAAACCTGGTTCCTGCGCATATTCGCTCCATTCAGGCGTACATTCCCAGTAAGCCCGATGATGTACTGCGGGATATGTTTCATTGCCTGTCGATTCACCGCTTGAACAATAACGAAAATGCCTTGGGGCCGGCCAAGGAAGCGCAGGCGGCTATTGCCGCTTTTGATCCGGCGGCAGCGGCTATCTATCCCAGCGGCGATGCCTTTCATTTGCGCCAGCGCTTGGCGCAGAAATTTGGTCTGGATGCCGACTGCTTTTTGGTAGGAAATGGCGCTAACGAAGTAATCGCCTTTGTGATCAATGCGTTTTGTCAGGCTGGCGACAATATCATTACCGCGGATAAAACTTTTGCCGTCTATGAATGGGTAGCTGAATTTTCGGGGTATCAATCCAAACAGGTGCCTTTGTGCGAGGAGGCTTTCGACGCGCAAAGCATGCTCAAGGCCATTGATGAACGTACCAAAATTTTATTTGTGTGTAATCCTAACAATCCTACCGGTACGTATTGGCCGGAGAAAAAACTGCGAGCGTTTTTGGAGGCCGTGGGGGGCCGGCAGATCGTTGTCTTGGACGAAGCCTATGCGGAGTTTGTGGAGCAAGAGGATTTTCCAGATGGTATGAAGCTGCTTCATGAATATCCAAATTTGGTAGTTTTTCGCACTTTTTCCAAAATGTACGGCCTGGCGGGCTTGCGCATTGGTTATCTGGCTGGCTCGCCGGAAGTGGTGAATGTCATTCGCCGCACCTGCGTCGTGTATTCGGTGAACGCTCTGGCTCAGGTTGCGGCCTTGGCTACGCTGGATAATGAGGGAGACCATGTAGCAAATACCCGAACGTTGGTGCGCGAGGCGAAGGCCTTTTTGCATAGCGAGCTTACCACGCTGGGACTGCATCATCTGGCTGGCGAGGGCAATTACATGATGATCCGCCTGCCGCTTAGTGATACCTTGGCTTACCGCAAGTTGATGCAGCACGGGTTTATGGTGCGGACGATGACCGGCTTTCGTTATCCCAATCATATTCGGCTTACTATGGACAAACTTCCGGTGATGGAAGGCTTTATCAAGGCGTTGAAGGCCATTTTATGA
- a CDS encoding diguanylate cyclase: MHYSAKPFRRKSLFLVLFFIFLFALTLVYIYNDDGLLFAGILLTLLLALLSFFLLREHLRLTKALDNAHSANEKLSCQESLLRAIYDSSGLSLLLLDSQRNILYANQCVADLFQRSPAEVLGTDYCLYLDPSTREESKRNFNQALRHPQQPVFAERSHQLPNGTTIWYRAASRAFLDHAGKASGVVIVVENITERRREEASLRLAHTVFDTSPVAIVVTDAQHRIISANDAYIRTSGYTLAEVLGEKKTMLLMGKQNSAFYRDMLQAIHQQGHWEGEVVSRRKNGEVYPQMLSIAQVLDKNNTLVYYVSMFLDITERHQAEERIRYLAHHDYLTNLPNRVLFLEKSAQALILARRYHRQLGIIFIDLDRFKPINDNYGHDAGDALLCAIAQRLQKAIRKSDTVCRQGGDEFVILLPEIKDRNSLAGLAETLLQLIEQPCSFAGHQLQVSASIGIATYPENGNAVDEIIQSADSAMYAAKAAPETHICFAPPKAQEEQKK, encoded by the coding sequence ATGCACTATTCTGCCAAACCTTTTAGACGCAAATCTCTTTTCCTCGTTCTTTTTTTCATTTTCCTTTTCGCCTTAACTTTAGTTTATATTTACAATGATGACGGGCTGCTCTTTGCAGGCATTTTGCTTACTTTGCTTTTAGCATTACTTAGTTTTTTTCTGCTGCGAGAGCATCTGCGCCTAACTAAAGCGCTCGACAACGCCCATAGCGCCAATGAAAAGCTTTCATGCCAGGAATCTTTGTTACGAGCTATTTATGACAGCTCTGGCCTATCCCTCTTATTGCTGGACTCGCAGCGCAATATTCTCTATGCCAACCAATGCGTCGCCGATTTATTTCAAAGATCACCTGCTGAAGTGCTGGGTACTGATTACTGTCTCTACTTAGACCCAAGCACGCGCGAAGAAAGCAAACGTAATTTTAACCAAGCCTTACGTCACCCCCAACAGCCGGTCTTCGCCGAACGCAGCCATCAGCTCCCAAACGGAACTACGATCTGGTATCGCGCCGCCAGCCGGGCTTTTTTAGACCACGCAGGAAAGGCCAGCGGCGTGGTGATTGTTGTCGAAAACATTACCGAGCGCCGCCGCGAAGAGGCTTCTTTACGCCTGGCTCATACGGTTTTCGATACCAGCCCGGTTGCCATCGTTGTAACCGACGCACAGCACCGCATCATTTCTGCTAATGACGCCTATATCCGTACATCGGGTTACACTTTAGCGGAAGTCCTTGGTGAAAAAAAGACAATGCTCCTTATGGGTAAGCAAAACAGCGCTTTTTACCGGGATATGCTCCAAGCCATCCACCAACAGGGACATTGGGAAGGCGAAGTAGTCAGCCGTCGTAAAAACGGCGAAGTTTATCCTCAAATGCTATCCATCGCCCAGGTTTTAGATAAAAACAATACGCTTGTTTATTACGTCAGCATGTTCCTCGACATTACGGAACGTCACCAAGCGGAAGAGCGAATCCGTTACTTAGCTCATCACGATTATCTGACGAATTTGCCAAACCGGGTGCTATTTTTGGAAAAATCAGCGCAGGCTTTAATTCTGGCCAGACGCTACCATCGACAATTAGGTATCATTTTTATCGATTTGGATCGTTTCAAACCGATCAATGACAACTATGGTCATGATGCTGGCGATGCCTTGCTTTGCGCCATTGCCCAACGCCTCCAAAAGGCCATCCGCAAATCTGACACGGTCTGCCGCCAAGGAGGCGATGAATTTGTTATTTTATTGCCGGAAATCAAGGACCGCAACAGCCTGGCTGGATTAGCGGAAACACTGCTGCAGCTGATCGAGCAGCCTTGCTCCTTTGCAGGGCATCAACTGCAAGTATCCGCCAGCATTGGCATCGCCACCTATCCTGAAAATGGCAATGCCGTCGATGAAATCATCCAGAGTGCCGACTCCGCCATGTACGCTGCCAAAGCAGCTCCAGAAACGCATATCTGTTTCGCCCCGCCCAAGGCGCAAGAAGAACAGAAGAAGTAA
- a CDS encoding STAS domain-containing protein, translated as MEISVRNEAMCTVIAVTGRLDTRTAPEWEKQCGDIIQSGGSKFVLDLTALEYVSSAGLRCVLSIAKKLKASGGALALCGLSGLVKEVFSVSGFDSFFPVYETAEEAVSNF; from the coding sequence ATGGAGATTTCAGTACGAAATGAAGCGATGTGTACGGTGATTGCCGTAACAGGGCGTCTTGATACAAGAACCGCACCAGAATGGGAAAAACAGTGCGGGGATATTATTCAAAGCGGCGGGAGTAAGTTTGTTTTGGATCTGACGGCACTGGAGTATGTTAGTAGCGCCGGTCTGCGTTGCGTTCTGTCTATTGCCAAAAAGCTGAAAGCGTCAGGAGGGGCTTTGGCTCTTTGCGGGTTGTCTGGTCTGGTGAAAGAGGTATTTTCCGTATCGGGCTTTGACAGCTTTTTCCCAGTGTACGAAACAGCGGAAGAAGCGGTTTCGAATTTTTGA
- a CDS encoding MATE family efflux transporter has translation MKIGRILSKAQEPANLASPEVGKTLIQLALPLMISLLFQNLYAFVDTVFVSWLGDVPLAAVSMAVPLMYVALSMAKGISMGGIMLMSHARGSGAEGRAVRVAQGMLPLMALSMCIFLPLLAPTVNTAFFSVIGANEALWPMLHAFILWLIPGFFVMGYVMTAEAFFMARGDTLTPMKAMALGNIVNMGLDPILIFSCNLGVAGASLATLLGQILAGVYLYRALRHHDYELPQLRWCKGMLDEWKRILGQGIYIALSYAIIPVGLFLLNAVLAQFGPAALAAWNMMSRLEMLVMLPVMGLGNAMATMISFNLGRKEYARVQQCVHSFFQISLAVAVPVLLVFLLAPAQVLALFQPTPELLRLGSYALRASGIAGIFMTAVFGLLGLAQGLKRPVYMMAVSATHALGVRVPAAYFLAALGGETGVFWSHTVAAVTAALLASFFIFKLLGSVKKLAKED, from the coding sequence ATGAAGATAGGAAGAATTTTATCTAAGGCCCAAGAACCTGCGAATTTAGCATCCCCGGAAGTAGGGAAGACTTTGATACAGCTGGCTTTGCCGCTGATGATTTCGCTGTTGTTTCAAAATCTCTATGCCTTTGTAGACACGGTTTTCGTATCTTGGCTGGGGGATGTGCCTTTGGCGGCTGTTTCCATGGCAGTTCCCTTGATGTATGTTGCTTTGTCTATGGCTAAAGGGATTTCGATGGGCGGGATTATGCTCATGAGCCATGCTCGAGGCAGCGGGGCGGAAGGGCGGGCAGTTCGCGTCGCTCAGGGTATGCTGCCGCTGATGGCCTTGAGCATGTGCATTTTTCTTCCCTTGCTGGCGCCGACAGTCAACACGGCTTTTTTTAGCGTCATTGGAGCGAATGAAGCTCTTTGGCCTATGCTTCACGCCTTTATACTTTGGCTGATTCCCGGGTTCTTCGTCATGGGTTATGTGATGACGGCGGAAGCTTTCTTTATGGCTCGCGGCGATACGTTGACGCCGATGAAAGCGATGGCTCTTGGCAATATCGTTAATATGGGGCTGGATCCGATCTTGATTTTTTCCTGCAACCTGGGCGTAGCCGGGGCGTCGTTAGCTACTCTTTTGGGGCAAATTCTGGCAGGCGTTTACTTGTATCGGGCGCTGCGGCATCATGACTATGAATTGCCGCAGCTGCGTTGGTGCAAAGGCATGCTTGACGAGTGGAAACGCATCTTAGGGCAGGGGATTTATATTGCACTGTCTTATGCAATTATTCCGGTGGGCTTGTTTTTGCTTAATGCGGTGCTGGCGCAGTTCGGCCCGGCGGCGCTGGCGGCCTGGAACATGATGTCACGCCTGGAAATGTTGGTCATGCTGCCGGTCATGGGTTTGGGAAACGCCATGGCTACGATGATCAGCTTTAATCTTGGCCGAAAAGAATATGCGCGCGTGCAGCAGTGTGTGCACTCCTTTTTTCAGATTTCGTTGGCGGTAGCCGTACCGGTGCTGCTTGTATTTCTTCTGGCCCCAGCACAGGTGTTGGCCTTGTTTCAACCGACGCCGGAACTTCTCAGGCTTGGTTCTTATGCGCTTAGAGCGTCCGGTATTGCAGGGATTTTCATGACGGCTGTGTTCGGGCTGTTGGGCTTGGCCCAAGGCTTGAAGCGTCCGGTGTATATGATGGCTGTTTCGGCAACCCATGCTTTGGGGGTTCGTGTTCCGGCAGCGTATTTTTTGGCTGCGTTAGGGGGCGAAACCGGCGTGTTTTGGAGCCACACCGTGGCTGCCGTTACGGCGGCGCTGCTAGCGAGCTTTTTTATTTTTAAGCTGCTCGGAAGTGTGAAAAAGCTTGCGAAGGAGGACTAA
- a CDS encoding ATP-binding protein codes for MSSTTASRIFAAQDENVPAITAFITEQAELAGVSPKRILQLELVIEEVVVNICHYAYEVPPGEIVIRTYCEEDKFGIEFEDGGIPFDPLAAAEPDLKAGLNEREAGGLGIFLVRRMTDEVHYRRMDGQNVLAVAVSRL; via the coding sequence ATGTCATCGACTACAGCGAGTCGCATTTTTGCCGCGCAAGATGAAAATGTGCCGGCCATTACTGCCTTTATTACCGAGCAGGCGGAACTGGCGGGAGTAAGTCCGAAGCGGATTTTGCAGTTGGAACTGGTCATTGAAGAAGTAGTCGTCAATATCTGCCATTATGCGTATGAGGTGCCGCCGGGCGAGATTGTTATTCGTACTTATTGTGAAGAGGACAAATTCGGCATTGAGTTTGAAGACGGCGGCATTCCTTTTGATCCCCTGGCGGCGGCGGAACCGGATTTAAAGGCGGGGCTGAATGAGCGGGAAGCAGGGGGGCTTGGTATTTTTCTCGTACGGCGTATGACTGATGAAGTGCATTACCGCCGGATGGATGGGCAGAACGTTTTGGCGGTAGCTGTTTCGCGCTTATGA
- the trpB gene encoding tryptophan synthase subunit beta, which produces MSKGRFGLHGGQYVPETLMSAVLELEKAYKRYKEDPEFVAELTELLNDYAGRPSRLYYAAKMTRDLGGAKIYLKREDLNHTGSHKINNVLGQVLLAKRMGKKRVIAETGAGQHGVATATAAALMGLDCEIYMGKEDTERQVLNVYRMELLGAKVHEVTSGTQTLKDAVNETLREWTNRVDDTHYVMGSVMGPHPFPTIVRDFQSVIGREVKAQMLEKEGKLPDAVLACVGGGSNAMGLFYDFIEDKDVRLIGCEAAGRGVDTAETAATMATGSVGIFHGMKSYFCQDEYGQIAPVYSISAGLDYPGVGPEHSNLRDLGRAEYVPVTDDEAVEAFEYLSRTEGVIPAIESSHAVAYAMKLAPTLAKDKTLVICLSGRGDKDVAAIARYKGVEIYE; this is translated from the coding sequence ATGAGTAAAGGAAGATTTGGGCTTCATGGAGGACAATATGTGCCGGAGACGCTGATGAGTGCAGTGTTGGAACTGGAGAAAGCCTATAAGCGTTACAAGGAAGATCCGGAGTTTGTCGCTGAGCTGACGGAACTTCTTAACGACTATGCCGGACGTCCGTCGCGCCTGTATTACGCCGCTAAGATGACTCGGGATTTAGGGGGCGCTAAGATTTATCTTAAGCGAGAAGATTTGAATCACACAGGGTCTCATAAAATTAATAATGTGTTGGGACAGGTTCTTTTAGCCAAGCGCATGGGGAAAAAACGGGTTATTGCCGAGACCGGCGCTGGCCAGCATGGCGTGGCGACAGCCACTGCGGCAGCCTTAATGGGTCTGGACTGTGAAATCTACATGGGTAAGGAAGATACCGAACGGCAGGTGCTTAACGTATACCGGATGGAGCTTTTAGGAGCTAAAGTTCATGAGGTAACAAGCGGTACGCAGACCTTGAAAGACGCTGTCAATGAAACGCTGCGGGAATGGACAAACCGGGTGGATGATACGCACTATGTAATGGGCTCGGTTATGGGACCGCATCCGTTTCCGACCATTGTGCGGGACTTTCAAAGCGTCATCGGTCGCGAGGTCAAGGCGCAGATGCTGGAAAAGGAAGGCAAACTTCCTGATGCCGTGCTGGCTTGCGTGGGCGGCGGCAGCAATGCGATGGGTTTGTTTTATGATTTTATCGAAGACAAGGATGTGCGTTTGATCGGCTGTGAAGCTGCCGGGCGGGGCGTGGATACTGCGGAAACCGCAGCAACTATGGCAACCGGGTCTGTCGGCATTTTCCACGGGATGAAATCATATTTCTGCCAGGACGAGTATGGGCAGATTGCGCCGGTCTATTCGATTTCCGCTGGTCTTGATTATCCCGGCGTAGGGCCGGAACATTCCAATCTGCGTGATTTGGGACGGGCGGAATATGTGCCTGTGACCGACGATGAAGCAGTGGAAGCCTTTGAATATCTGTCTCGCACGGAAGGCGTTATTCCGGCGATTGAGAGCTCCCACGCCGTAGCGTACGCCATGAAGCTGGCGCCTACGCTGGCTAAAGACAAGACATTGGTTATTTGCCTTTCCGGACGGGGCGACAAAGATGTGGCCGCCATTGCACGCTATAAGGGGGTAGAAATTTATGAATAA
- a CDS encoding (2Fe-2S)-binding protein produces MKVSFTLNGKQVSIDTPPERRVVDLLREDFGLIGTKECCGEGECGACTILVNRSSRLSCLMAAAQLEGADIVTIEGVATEENLSVVQQAFIDCGAVQCGFCTPGMVLAVLDLLHRNPLPTEAEVREGISGNLCRCTGYQKIVEAALMAAAKLQGGTS; encoded by the coding sequence GTGAAGGTGTCTTTTACGTTAAATGGCAAACAAGTAAGCATCGATACGCCGCCGGAGCGTAGGGTGGTGGATTTACTGCGGGAAGATTTTGGATTGATAGGAACGAAAGAGTGCTGCGGCGAAGGCGAATGCGGCGCTTGTACGATTTTAGTGAACCGCTCCAGCCGCTTATCTTGTCTGATGGCGGCGGCGCAGCTAGAGGGCGCGGACATAGTAACCATAGAAGGCGTAGCAACGGAAGAGAACTTGTCTGTTGTACAACAGGCTTTTATTGACTGCGGCGCAGTGCAGTGCGGCTTTTGCACTCCAGGGATGGTGCTGGCGGTGCTCGACCTGTTACACCGCAACCCGCTGCCGACGGAAGCGGAAGTGCGAGAGGGAATCAGCGGGAATCTATGCCGTTGCACTGGTTATCAAAAAATCGTGGAGGCGGCTTTAATGGCGGCAGCCAAGCTGCAGGGGGGGACGAGCTGA
- a CDS encoding SpoIIE family protein phosphatase: MMFNKWSLTWRLTVLIMAGVGTILTAVIGYSYFSAKQLLEEEMMREAQHVAATVTSRIEVSSRRVEGMAQGLAAVMEVMPVSTEQSYQLMEKFLQGQEDVFGTAVALPATKNHPAGIGAYLYRTYGGLQKLSLGPAQAYETKDWYLLPVEMKSAVWSEPYFDEGISNVLMATYSAPVFSASDPETVRGVVTGDMSLTILSGLLDSLELGRENYAFIISGQGRFIAHPTGGYVMRESIFSVAEGLQDSGLHELGQKMIQGQKGYVAHTSKVNGKIGWVMYMPIPSTGWSLGIFFSRDELMARVFDLSRTQWYLGIGGFLLLCFVVLGIARSITRPLRQLEQATQKLAAGNFEATIPAISGRDEVARLAEAFMIMISELKIYMEMMQATVAAKERIASELRIASSIQMGLVPKEFPPFPERTDFELFALLEPAREVGGDFYDFFFLDEETETLYLVIGDVSDKGIGAALFMAIARTLLRSLVREKREPGELLSRLNDELSRNNESCMFVTLFCGAVHLPSGVCRYASGGHCPPMLLKTTGQLVYLNQAKGPVIGGMEGMTYTEGSCLLEADDMLLLYTDGVTEAANKDEELFGEARLEAALCNRREAAPDVLLREVREELHEFAAGAEQSDDITMLAFRYWGFSKVLK, from the coding sequence ATGATGTTCAATAAATGGAGCCTTACATGGCGGCTGACAGTGCTCATCATGGCTGGCGTCGGCACCATTCTGACAGCGGTAATTGGCTATAGTTATTTTTCGGCCAAACAATTGCTGGAAGAAGAGATGATGAGAGAGGCTCAGCATGTGGCGGCAACGGTCACTTCGCGGATCGAGGTTTCTTCGCGGCGCGTGGAAGGCATGGCGCAAGGGCTAGCGGCAGTAATGGAAGTCATGCCGGTTTCTACGGAGCAGTCGTATCAGTTAATGGAAAAGTTTTTGCAAGGCCAAGAGGATGTGTTCGGTACGGCAGTTGCCTTGCCGGCAACTAAAAACCATCCTGCCGGCATAGGAGCCTATTTGTATCGAACCTATGGGGGCTTGCAAAAGCTTTCTTTAGGGCCGGCACAGGCTTATGAAACGAAGGACTGGTATTTGCTTCCGGTAGAAATGAAAAGCGCCGTTTGGAGCGAACCCTATTTTGACGAGGGCATTAGCAATGTATTGATGGCGACCTATTCGGCGCCTGTCTTTTCTGCATCCGATCCGGAAACGGTGCGCGGCGTTGTAACTGGAGACATGTCGCTGACCATTCTTTCGGGACTTTTGGATTCTTTAGAGCTGGGGCGGGAAAATTACGCTTTTATCATTTCAGGACAGGGGCGGTTTATTGCGCATCCCACGGGCGGTTATGTCATGCGGGAGTCTATTTTTAGTGTCGCCGAAGGCCTGCAAGATTCGGGGCTGCATGAATTAGGACAAAAAATGATTCAAGGGCAAAAAGGATATGTTGCTCATACGAGCAAAGTAAACGGCAAGATCGGCTGGGTGATGTACATGCCGATCCCGTCTACCGGCTGGTCCTTGGGGATCTTTTTCTCGCGTGATGAGCTTATGGCGCGTGTCTTTGATTTGAGTCGTACCCAGTGGTATTTAGGTATAGGCGGTTTTTTATTGCTCTGCTTTGTGGTGCTTGGCATTGCCCGTTCCATTACCAGGCCGTTGCGCCAACTAGAGCAGGCTACGCAAAAGCTGGCGGCAGGAAATTTTGAAGCGACGATTCCGGCTATTTCCGGTCGGGATGAAGTGGCGCGCCTGGCGGAAGCGTTTATGATTATGATCAGCGAACTGAAAATTTACATGGAAATGATGCAGGCCACGGTAGCGGCGAAAGAGCGCATTGCCAGCGAGCTGCGCATCGCCAGCTCCATTCAAATGGGGCTGGTGCCGAAAGAGTTTCCTCCCTTCCCGGAGCGTACGGATTTTGAGCTTTTTGCGCTGCTGGAGCCGGCGCGGGAAGTTGGCGGCGATTTCTATGATTTCTTCTTTTTGGATGAAGAAACGGAAACGTTATACTTAGTCATTGGCGACGTATCGGACAAAGGCATCGGCGCGGCTTTGTTTATGGCTATTGCCAGAACGCTTCTGCGTTCGCTGGTGAGAGAAAAACGTGAACCAGGAGAACTGTTGAGTCGCCTGAATGACGAATTGTCCCGCAATAATGAATCCTGCATGTTTGTCACCTTGTTTTGCGGGGCAGTCCATTTACCGAGCGGCGTCTGCCGCTACGCCAGCGGCGGCCATTGTCCGCCAATGCTTCTTAAAACAACAGGACAACTGGTGTATTTGAATCAAGCCAAGGGACCGGTTATCGGCGGCATGGAGGGTATGACCTATACCGAAGGAAGCTGCCTTTTAGAAGCTGACGATATGCTGCTTTTATACACAGATGGCGTAACCGAGGCTGCTAATAAAGACGAGGAACTTTTTGGAGAGGCGCGCTTGGAAGCGGCGTTGTGCAATCGCCGCGAGGCCGCTCCAGATGTATTGCTGCGCGAGGTAAGAGAGGAACTACACGAATTTGCCGCAGGAGCGGAGCAGTCGGATGATATTACTATGCTGGCCTTTCGTTACTGGGGATTTTCCAAAGTGCTGAAATAA
- a CDS encoding xanthine dehydrogenase family protein subunit M, producing the protein MEILFPRTVAEMQALLAAQPTGRIIAGGTDFWVRHRRLPAPPVLFSVERLEELRQVEMRTDGLFIGAGVTYQQLLDLPTLEDGFPALRQAIAVVGSPPIRHSGTLVGNVCTASPAGDTLPPLYALEAFVEVAGPEGRRSLPIAEFIEGPGRTALVAGEFVTGVHVPRPENQTGSAYFKVGRRKALAISIASLAAKWELLEDKTIKYMKLAWGSVGPTVVQLPQVESFLQGKPLTDEVMRHAGALVKEGVTPIDDIRASAAYRRQLAGNLLLHLSESKLVQ; encoded by the coding sequence ATGGAGATCCTCTTTCCTCGCACCGTTGCGGAAATGCAGGCGCTGTTGGCAGCGCAGCCAACTGGACGTATTATTGCCGGCGGCACCGATTTTTGGGTGAGGCACCGCAGGCTGCCTGCGCCGCCTGTACTGTTTTCCGTGGAACGTTTGGAGGAACTGCGGCAGGTAGAAATGCGAACAGATGGACTCTTTATCGGCGCCGGAGTTACCTATCAGCAGCTATTGGATTTACCAACACTAGAAGACGGCTTTCCGGCGCTGCGGCAGGCGATCGCTGTCGTGGGGTCTCCCCCTATACGCCACAGCGGTACCTTGGTCGGCAATGTGTGTACGGCTTCGCCTGCGGGCGATACATTGCCGCCGCTCTACGCATTGGAAGCCTTTGTGGAGGTGGCTGGACCAGAAGGTCGGCGCAGCCTGCCGATAGCTGAATTTATTGAGGGACCTGGACGTACTGCGCTGGTTGCTGGCGAATTTGTTACAGGCGTGCATGTCCCACGGCCTGAGAACCAAACTGGTTCCGCTTATTTTAAAGTGGGCCGACGCAAGGCTTTGGCTATTTCCATTGCCAGTTTGGCGGCAAAATGGGAGCTGCTAGAAGATAAAACCATAAAGTATATGAAGCTGGCTTGGGGCAGTGTAGGACCAACTGTTGTGCAACTGCCGCAAGTGGAGTCGTTTTTGCAGGGGAAACCGTTGACTGACGAAGTAATGCGTCACGCGGGAGCGTTGGTTAAAGAAGGGGTAACGCCGATCGACGATATTCGCGCTAGTGCGGCGTACCGTCGGCAGCTGGCAGGTAATCTGCTTCTGCATCTTAGCGAGTCTAAACTTGTACAGTAA
- a CDS encoding NAD-dependent protein deacylase, whose amino-acid sequence MLPVEQLQEIISASNNIVFFGGAGVSTESGIPDFRSVDGLYNQRYKYPPEVMLSYTFYREHTAEFYDFYREKLLCPTAKPNAAHFKLAELEAAGKLKAVITQNIDGLHQMAGSKTVLELHGSVKRNYCQSCQAFYDDAFILQSTGVPTCECGGVIKPDVVLYEEGLSQETMQRSMEFIAKADVLIVGGTSLVVYPAAGMIDYYRGRQLVLINRGATHSDEKAKLLIQESIGEVLGRISLA is encoded by the coding sequence ATGCTTCCTGTTGAACAGCTGCAAGAAATCATTTCGGCGTCGAATAATATTGTCTTTTTTGGCGGCGCGGGGGTTTCCACCGAGAGTGGCATCCCGGATTTTCGCAGTGTGGACGGCTTATACAATCAGCGCTATAAATATCCGCCGGAGGTCATGCTCAGCTATACCTTCTATCGAGAGCATACAGCAGAGTTTTATGATTTTTATCGGGAAAAACTGCTTTGTCCTACGGCTAAGCCCAATGCCGCTCATTTCAAGCTGGCGGAGTTAGAGGCTGCGGGAAAGCTGAAAGCGGTCATTACGCAGAATATTGACGGTCTACATCAAATGGCCGGCAGCAAGACGGTGTTGGAGCTGCATGGCTCGGTAAAGCGAAACTATTGCCAAAGTTGCCAGGCTTTTTATGATGATGCGTTTATTTTGCAAAGTACGGGTGTTCCTACCTGCGAATGCGGTGGTGTCATCAAGCCGGATGTGGTTCTCTATGAGGAAGGCTTGTCGCAGGAAACCATGCAGCGTTCCATGGAATTTATCGCCAAAGCGGATGTGCTGATTGTAGGCGGAACTTCGTTGGTGGTGTATCCGGCTGCGGGGATGATCGACTACTACCGGGGACGCCAGTTGGTGCTAATCAATCGGGGCGCCACTCATTCGGACGAAAAGGCGAAGCTGTTGATTCAAGAGAGCATTGGAGAAGTGCTGGGGCGGATTTCACTGGCCTAA
- a CDS encoding 5'-methylthioadenosine/S-adenosylhomocysteine nucleosidase: MHWGKIVVFVLGLWLAASAPVWAQESLVLIQGAMDIEVSTLVERLEEPQAVVIDGWTYWQGYIGPQQVVVSQTKVGTTNAAAATLLGIQRFSPAVIINQGTAGGYPAWLHRGDLIIGATITNAGAVNAARREAGQGLEVREWSVRDEFGPVRWRSDARLVRLAEALKEVYSQGRVHTGTIFSSDRWSRELDYIAYWQKQENALGEEMEAAASAQIAAAYQIPYLCVRVVSNNEAAQEPWEPAKAERLASGCQEYILRLVAALQNR, encoded by the coding sequence GTGCATTGGGGAAAAATTGTTGTTTTCGTTTTAGGCTTGTGGCTGGCGGCGTCTGCGCCCGTTTGGGCTCAAGAATCTCTGGTGTTGATTCAAGGCGCCATGGATATAGAGGTCAGCACCTTAGTGGAACGACTGGAAGAGCCGCAAGCTGTAGTGATTGACGGCTGGACCTATTGGCAGGGATATATTGGCCCTCAACAGGTCGTGGTTTCACAAACTAAGGTGGGTACTACCAATGCAGCAGCAGCGACTTTGCTGGGGATTCAGCGATTTTCACCTGCTGTGATTATCAACCAGGGTACGGCTGGAGGCTATCCGGCTTGGCTGCATCGAGGCGATTTGATTATTGGGGCGACCATTACCAACGCGGGGGCTGTTAATGCCGCCAGACGGGAAGCGGGGCAGGGACTTGAAGTACGCGAGTGGTCGGTGCGTGATGAATTTGGTCCGGTTCGCTGGCGGAGTGACGCCCGCTTGGTACGCTTGGCGGAAGCTTTAAAAGAAGTGTATTCGCAGGGGCGGGTGCATACAGGAACGATTTTTTCCAGTGACCGCTGGTCGCGGGAGCTGGACTATATAGCGTATTGGCAAAAGCAAGAGAACGCCTTGGGGGAGGAAATGGAAGCCGCAGCAAGTGCACAGATTGCGGCAGCTTACCAGATTCCGTATCTTTGCGTACGGGTTGTTTCCAACAACGAAGCAGCCCAAGAGCCATGGGAGCCGGCGAAAGCCGAACGTTTGGCCAGCGGCTGCCAAGAGTACATTCTTAGATTGGTGGCAGCTTTGCAAAATCGCTGA